ATtctgactcttttcattgacatgattttggtctggttttcctttaGGCTCTCATAGGACAGtgctgagttcaatgcctcacaattgctatACTTTCCCTCTCTCAGTGCTCAGCGATGCTCTCTGGACCACGCTAGTGTTGCTGGGGGTGGGTGAGGGCTGGTATCAGagattcaagactgttttttctatcttctcagtgcctctttcagtaatTCAACCCTCCCGGAGGATGTGTCAGCTCTCCCAGAGGATGTGTCACCATTACCATTCAGTAATTCAGAGTTAAATCCAGGTACTAAGAGGGCTCATCTGacttttggttcttatgaaggtgtttttttctggatagatagttgttaaattggtgtccctGCAGCAGGGGGACAATTGGCAgagccttctattctgccatcttgctctgcctctcagAAAAATCCCTACAAAATTAATCTGTGGAAGTCCTAAAACTCAGTATTTCAGAATTTGAacgtatttggagataggatctttaATGAGGGAATTAATATGCCTgtagatttttatttatctaatttattatttatttatttactcaagtAGCACCATTAACAAATCTTCTTGGTCTTCCAATCTCTAATTATTCTACCACCAATGAAGTCCTCTCTCTATACCTGACAATTCTTAAATTATCACTTCAGTCATGAAATCAACCTGCATATTTGAGAATAGATGTGGACTCCTTACACCCTAATTATGTAAATCCTTTCATAGTACCAACTATTCCTAGATTATTAGGAATATCTCTAGATTAACAATCCAGTTATTTCTTTAACACAAACTAGGTCCATGGTAACATGTAGGATATGGctgaaatctttttcttcttaactTGTGATAAGAAAGGCCATCACATGTTCATAAGTGCAACAGGCATGGTATGTAAATGAGactttaaaaagtagccaggaaaAAGTAAGCTCTGAAATGTTGCAATCACTCCAACCCCAACCATTCAGACATAGGCTGTGGAATGAACAAATGCGGAAGACAGCACAGTGGGGacaacatgtttatttttattatttctggagACTGGGGGTGGGTAAGGTACTGAAGGTTACCGATGCAAATCAGTAGAGAAGAGAGGGTTTGAACTGAGTTGGAGATGTGGTCCAGTTTAATTTTTGACTCTGTAGTAATTGCAGGATCACTTCTATACGTCCATTTTCCAGTGCCTCTAGTTTTTGAACTTGCAGACAAAGGAAAACTTTTCTTCACAAGACACATCCTTCCATCCCTTGAATCCTAAGACACAATGAGAAGAGTCAGAATAAGGGGTTTGAAAGGAGTGTGGCCCCTCTCTGAATCTAGGACTCGggacaagaaacaagaaaaaaacacttcaCCATTTCTTGGATGAGGATCTCACCTCATCTCTACCCCAGTTCCTATGTTCATCCCCAGAACTAAGCAGGAGGGAATGGTAAACAAATGGATGGATTCTCTGCCTTTTACCTGAGCTTGAAGTCAGGCTCACACAGTAGCCAGGATTGATACTGCTTGGGGATCCAATGACCCAGGATTTGTAGGAGACCAGGGACCCACTGCTCCAGTGCCAATGGCGATTCTAGATGGAGAAAGGCCAGAAGAGGGAAAGAGGTGACTTGGAAAACCTGGCCTGTGTGTACACTCAGTAACAGGACAAGCATAAGGTAAGAATAACCCTTATTGTTCCCATGAATAGAacattttttcctctgcttttgcTTTAAGCTTCTCCTTTCCTGGAATGTCCAGTTCTCTCCCACTCTCacacaaaatgacaaatgttcTGAAGTtggtacaaaataaataaataaataaataaaagctcatTATAGAATgtggtttcttatttttctctcctgaGACCCATGACCCTCATATTCACCATGCCACTGGTTGCCCATTAGTTGTTGGTATATTGTTTAGTATAACACCAGGCTCCCAAATGCCATAAGTAGGTTGTCCTCCACTAGTATCTTTTTGTATATAGTCTACAGAAGGATATTGTTCAAGAAAGACAATAATAAAATGGGTAAAAGGTGGTATATAAAGATGCTTTCCTAGAAGTAGATAGAGTTTATACATTAATGAATGCCCAGGACACTTAGAATATCCAGTTTCCACTCATCTCTCCTACTACCTACACTAAATCTCACTACCTCATACATCATAGGATCTCTAAAGAAGtcccttttattaaaaataagaaaggataaAAGCTGGTTGTAGAGTTCCCAAAGCTTAgacttccctctttcttctcaaAATTGATAATCAAGAGATAAAAGAGGCTGCAGACTGACCTTTTTGGGGTCATAGAGGCCAATCCAGACATTGCCGTCATCAGTGCTACTCTCCTTAATCAGTGAGGCCACGAAGGCACCCTCCGCCTGGGTGAGCACAGACACCAGGTTGCCTGAATTCATGTTCTGGCAGTAGAGCTGTAGGTGAAGAAAATGGAGCACTCAGTGGAGGAGGAAAGTGTGAAGGATATACTGAGACCTTCCAGAGGATGTAACAGAAAAAGGACAGCACAGAAATGTCCCTGATGATGCTATCACTGACCACAGGCATCTCTGTGCTGAATGATGGGATAAAGTAGATTGGAAAGTTTTGGGCTGATGATCGGATAGGGAGGGGACTAGTCTCATCTCATATCAGCCACTGAACACACTGGAGAGTGGCAGCTTCCCCTCCCTTCATGAGCCTCCCTTCCCACACTGCTCTCCTCACTCACATCTGCATCAACCCAGGTCTCAAGGTCTTCATTAAAGTAGTAGCAGTAGGAGCCATAGGCATTGGTGCCTTCTGGGCAGCTGATACGGGCCTTGGGCAAGTCTGTCTGGACCTCTTGGCCTGGAAAAGAGAGACAATTAAGAAAGACCCTCAGAGCAGGGCAAAGGCTGGATGGTGAGGTAGGAGCTTCTAGGATTCTTTATAGGAAGAGAAGGATGCTATAGGTCATGAAGCGATTGGTCACTACTGCCCTCCTGCATCTTACCTATAGTCTCTCAAGATGTCTTTGCTCAAGACAAGAGCACACAATGAATAGGCTCATGAAATGTGTCCCCATTGTCCCTTTTATGTATGGGGCTCAGGCTTTTCTGCCTCAAAGTACTCAGGCTTCTGCCTGTCTCAAGCTTGTCTGGTTTCTCTACACACAAAGCTCTCCTCAGTTCCCCATTCCACTAATGACTGTCTGCATACAGACATCCCCAAACCCGCCATCATGAGTAGTGTTAATATGATAAACCAATGCCACCTGCAGTGCTCACTGATAAAGGGTCATTCTAAGTTCCATCTCTAACTCCCTAATGAGGTGAGGATGTTTTTGAATGGGATGAAATCAGCAATAAAGGTCATTGAAGAACAGAAAACAACCCTTGATGTTGACTCTGCTTTTTCTCACGTGAGCCCACATGCATGAGGATGGAGTGAAGGCTTCATGGCTGGGGTTGCGGAggtctgggggaaaaaatctcACCTTGGCTCAGAGACAGAAACATCAGGCAGGAGATCAGAATGAAGCATGAGTTGGGCTGAGCCATGCTGAGCAGCAGTGAATCTTACTTAAGGATCAAATCAGCGAACTCTATAGAAGAACACAGGGAAGAGGGTTTCAGCGGTGAAGAGCAGAGCATGATTACCTTCCTTATAACTTCCTCTCTCTGGATTCCTGATGGCAGCAAGGCCATCTGAGATACTCACACCCTGAACATTTCTCTCTACAGGTTGGAGATTACACGGATCCTGTAACCCAGAAACACATTTGTCTCGTGCTTAGGCTTCATTACTGTGGAGACCTTTTGGTTAGAAAATTATCCTGAATATTCCCCAAGATGAAAGAGGAAGAACCCATGTTAGAGTTGCCCTCCTCCTGTAATGTCCACTTACCCGTTTGCTGGGTCTGAAGTGGCTTGTTGGGCCAGGCACTGGTTGGAGTTTTATTACAAGGTCTGAGAATAGAGCTGCGTAAATTAAGCAAGAGGTGGGGCAAGAAGTGAGGATCAGAGGGCCTACTTATGGCACTGAGACAGAGAGATTCTGGCATCCGAACTAGCTTCTTCCTGGCACTCACTGGGAATGACCACAAATGACATCAACTTACCACAAACAGATTGGCAAACTGTCCAAGTGCAAGTCAGGCTTTGCCTTTCCTCAGCAGCAACCAGGTGTCCAGTGCCTATGACCTTTAGTAGTTCTAGAAAGAGGAAAGGAGTAGATTTCCTTGTCCTTTCTGTAAAAATGGAGTCCCTTCTTTTATATTAAGTATAGGTAGGGGTAGAGGAAGAGTTGGCTGAGTCCACATGATTAAGCACAATTTGCTGGTTGCATGGGTTGttcctctatttcttttcttttctctctctctctttctttctttctttctttctttctttctttctttctttctttctttctttctttctttctttctttctttttttttttttttttttttttttttttttgagaaagaatctcactgtcacccaggctggagggcagtggtgcaatctcagctcacctctgcctcccaggttcaagcgattcttctgcctcagcctctcgagtagctaggattacaggcacatgccaccatgcctgactaattttctgtattttttgtagagataggatttcaccaggctggtctcgaactcctgacctcaagcaatctgcccgactcgacctcccaaaatgctggaattacaggcatgagccaccgtgccctgccattCCTCTATTTCTTTTCAGGTTCAGGAACTCTCAAGACCTACTTCTTAAGATGTCAAGCCTTAAGAGTTACATACATGTAAACCAATATGTCCAGCCAGGTTTTAGTATAAGTAGCTAGCCTGATATAGGCATTCTCCAAGTCGAAGCAGGTGGGAACTGTACAGTGAGCTAATGCTTAAGAAAGCTCAAAATAGCTGGATATGAGGGTAGGCTTCATTGAAGAATTcggtataaaattaaaaatctcttaAAGTCACAGATGATGTGATGAAATTGAGCATTTAGCAGAATCAACTGAGTATTTAGTGGAATcgtcatccaaaaaaaaaaaattcggaatggaatattagaaaaaaaaactaacctaAATGTTCACAGAGACAGGTGTATCAATTGTCATAAATAGGTAATGTATTATAAGATACTAAACACATTAAAGCAAATAAGCTAGATATTTATCAACATGGCTTGGTTTCAAAAACATAAAGTTGAATACAAAACTGTCAGTTGCAGGAAGTTATaaactatttaataaaatgtatagattctttaaaaagatagcAATTAACATTGTATAATTTTTTGGTCAATTCACATGtagtttaaagaataaaaatctgaaattcaagaATATACATAACCACTTATATTATTTGCATAGAGAATTCAGAGTgagtttttaaatctttcctttgttttataaaaGCTAAAGATTTTAAACAAAGATGACAAATATTAATAGTATTTATTCCAAATGATAGCTTTATACATAGTTGTAAATTTAGTCCATTTAACTTCTGCATTTACTAAAATGAGTTATGCTTTCTAAAAACCTTAGCACCAGTGAAAGATGTCTTTCTTGTTTCTATAAATAAGAGGCTAAGTCATGCTCTATAGAGTTACCAAAGGATAGAGTAGGGAGGAATCCAGTATATTTGGTACCATCACAGGTTGATATGATAAAAAGTAAAGACacaattaattaaacaaaaattaaaacaaaacattttgtggtatttcttaaaaatatgagtTCATCTATATTTCAAGAACATTCCAAACAAGCAATGACTTTCCTGGTATAAAGGATCTAATACTTTATAGTGCctactaaaatatattattgctaGTGTGATATAAAAGAgagatataaaacaaataataattgagaGAGTACTCTCATAAAAACCTTTATTGCCCTAAATAGCTCTGTCCCTATTGAGATACCCTTATTGCTTGCATATATGACTGGCCAAATTCCACatgcaagacaaaaaaaaatttaggacaTTTACGGGCAGCCACTGTGGTTCCAAAGTGATGCCCTTTTCAAGGAGGTCATAGTTCCTATTCCTTCAATGCTGATCTCGTTTTCCTCAGTAACTCTAGGTTCTTTCCTCTGACTGAGTTTTATGACATTCTCATAAGCTTGTTTAAATCTTTTTACCGAATTCACTCTGAAAGTCATCTCATAGGTGAAAATCACTACCCTGCCCATCTAGTGTTAATGTAGCCTCAAGTGGGGCAATGTCTTGATATGCCTTAATAAGACTTAGGAAGTTTCAAggctctggctaatttttggtgcTTTTGGCCATCTCCTTGTAGATATTCCCTCCTTTCCACCCctgtaataaaaattttacactTATGAAGGAGAGTTAATCTCCCTCTTTTTTTGGTCCTTGGCAGACCTGTGAATACTGCAAACATTAGACCTAAGAGGAAATTTGGTGAAGTAGTACCAGGTTCACTGAGGACCTTCCATGGTCTATTTGTGCTCTGCAGATGTAAGAAATCCTTTCTACAACTTAGCTTCCTTTCCTTACCAAGAAAGTTCCAGTTTATGCAACACAAGCTTTCACTGCCATGTTCTTTATGCCAGATactattctaaatgttttacCAGTAAGAACCCACTTAATCCCATGCCATTCTGAAAATACAGGTGCTATTTGCAGCCATATTTaagatatgaagaaactgaagatgaGAAATGGCTTAAGTAATTTACTTAATATAAAACATCTACTATGTAGTGAAGCAAAATTCAAATGTAAGTGTGAGTTTTGCTTTAAGGTCATTTAGTTATCACAAATATCCTTCTGAATTCCCTTGATTTACCTCCACATTCAACCCAGAGCTCTGACTGATTTAACCAAATAACTAAGTTAGAAAGAATGATTAAGGCATAGTATTTgttagcacaacagggtgactatagtaaaagataatttaattgaaaattttaaaataatgaagacgCATACTGCAGTGTGTTTATTAGGCATTGCATGCTTACAATAAAATATCTCGTGTAACCCATAAATCTATATTCCTACTATGTAcgcagaaaatgaaaaataaataagtaaataaacaaccACTCAGCAATCACAGCCATACCACAAGCCCCAAAGGATGAACTTAAAAGGTTTGTAAATATAAGATACCAAGCCCCCAATCCTTCACCCACAATTTAATTGGACTTTTACATACACTAGCATGACAATcatgtctgtttctgtgtttggCACAGAGGGAACTGTTCTTTACCACATTAGCACAGATAGGAGCCAGCCTCACCAAAAGTCACACAACAAAGGGGTCAGAAAATTTGAAGTTTTGATGGAATCTTGGAAGGTTAGGAAACAAGCCAGgatctcttttctcccttcctcatgTCTCAGCACTTGTCTACAGAAATAAAAGCCACAAACACACTAAGAAAAAACTAAACTCTTACAGAAAACCGTCCATGATCTCTTAAAGTCTTGCATCCCTGAAGAGTTAGAAACCCGTATACTAACAAGCTTCcacttatttacattatttaatatgAATAAGGAATCTCAGAAAAGTTGTAAATTCCTCAAATCAAAAAAGAGAAGCTCTTTTTCTTTAGATCTCTCCtctataaaataagcatttaatttaAATTCCAAGCAGAGGGCAAGGAGAAAATTCACAGGCCTTGTAAAGGGCACTGACACAAGTTCAGCCTCGGGGGGCCTCTTCCTGGCAAACCCAGGAGTAGTCATGCATGAGGTCCTTTCTCATAAACAGCTTGGTAAACTCTGCAAGTCAAAGGCAGGCTTTGCCCTTCACCAGCAGCAACCAGATGCCCAGTTCCCATGGCCCTGAGCAGCCCAGGAAGAAGCAGAGACCTTCCAGGAATAGTGATGCTGGGTGTGAAGGGAGGACTCTGGGAGGAGGGGCAGTGAGTGGTGTGAGCCTGGAGCAGGACCATCTGTGGGACAAGGGACAAGGGAGGCAGCAGGACAAGATGTGGAGCATCCTGCTTTTGGGGCAGTGGGGAAAGGGAGCCACACATTCATGGCATGCTAGCGTCATTTACCACGGAGGCCTCCTCTCCTGACAAGGCAAGCCCCAAAAGGAGCCTGTGGAAAGAGAAACTCCCATGGAAGAAGCTGATGGTTTCTGGGGACTGCACCTTACACCTCACTTCCTCAAATTAATAAATCAACTCTAATGCCTCTTCAGAACTGTTGCCAGATACaatgaggagaaaggagaggggagtAAAGATGGGATGATGCATTCAGCAAAGACGCTGCTGACTGTCTGCTAAGCACATAACAGCAATGATTAAAGCTTAAACTATAACTCCTCTCTGTACTTGCACAATACCTTCAAATGCACTTTCCTAGTCTAGAGTATTTCTATTATATTATCCCATTAAAGcaagcatatatattttaatttttatgttcttagaaatatttttacaagTATTAAAcatgttaacttaaaaaaaatatctaCATTGAACATAAATACCTTAAGCACCAAaagatgaagtgacttgcccaaggtcacacaggattCACAGAAAGTAACACAGCCAGAATTTGGGTCCAATAAATCTGACACCAGTGTCTATGTTCTCTATCTGTCCGTTCTATTGCCCACCCTGCAAAAGCTGTAAAATTCTAAAACAACTGGAAAGAATGGAGTGTTATAAGTAGATGGGATCACATGTAATTAAACTGTCCCTCTCATAAGAGGGCAGGTGTGCAGAGAATTTAAGTATCTGAACCTCTATCCAGTGGTGGTGAGAAAAAGCATTAACTCCAATCTACTTCTCAACCCTCTGTTTCTTCTACCACTTTGCTCTGTCCTTTTTCTGCAGACTCCAGCACCTATTTTACTCATGGTTATTTTGTAAAATCTTTCCATCCACAACCTCATCTCCATAGGAAAGCTAGAGTGATTGCCATACCCTTCTCTGGGTGTCTACAGTCTCTCAAGTTTCCTGACCACTATCCCACTCCCTCCATTTACATACCTCACAGACAGATAAAGTCAAACTCAGTTTTGTGAAAACATTGTCTCTAGTTTCTAGTCTCTGGGTCAGTTAAATAACCAACTGAGGTTACTGACAaggtttgatttcttttcttttctttccatttttgtttgtttgttttcttttgagatttccAAGGAGGAATCATTCTGACAATGACTATTGTCAACTGTTCACTGTAAGCCTATGGGCCGGAGGGCCAACATTTGTTTGGGAAAAAATACAACAGTTTTGAACTTCAGGATGTAAGTGAATTACCCTTTGTagtgagaagaggaaaaaaaaaatagctcagagCTCTGACCTATGTGAGATATGCAAAatttatcaggcccagagaggcatgAGTGTGGAAGTTTGGTCATACCCCTTCACACCCATGCCTGGGGGCAACTGCTTAAGGGCATTTAGTTCCTGACTAGCTGCCTCACTTACTATCCTGATATTTTTTATACAAACTATAATTTATAACCTGTAAATAGTCTTTGTTATTAATGTAAATTATTAGTAAAGAACTTAGgaattgcctcttttttttttttttcctttaaaaacccgATGATAACTGCTGCTAATTGGAGCATATATTCAGGAAAACTTGAATTTATGCTCCCCTGTTGTAGTCCTCAaacttggcccaaataaactctctacttatattacttttgcctcatttttcctctttagtTTGACAGTAGGACTAAAGAATCCCTGAACcataaaacatgaaaagcaaaacCAATATCTATGTTCAGAGAACCCACTTGTTGAATGGCATTGTCCTTTTCAAATACAGAAGGCACAGAACTAGCAGAAATATAAACTGCTATAACATATGAAGCTGAGGAATAGAAGTAGAGTTTCAGAACCCAAACTGGATTTTCTCTCAAGTGAAAAGATCCTTTCCTCAGAGGATCAATGATATGCCTCCAAGGCAAGGTAAATTCACGAATCTAAATTAAACCCATAATGTATTTCTGGCTATGAACTGATGAAAAGTGTAAGACAGATAACCACATAACCTTTAAACAAATGTCATTATGTCAGTTGAGAAGATGAATGAAGGTTTCAGAAGAATGAAGACAGTAAGAGAATCACGGAAAATTATCAAGTTTATCCTCTCTAAATTCAGGTCGACATTTAATTGAACATTGTAATCATATTTACATGgacctttaagaagtgattgAGCCATGAAGCCTCTGTTCTCATAGTTGAGATTAACACCATTATAAAATGGCTAGTTTCATTCCCTTTTGCTTCTTTGCCCTTCAGTGTTTTGCCATATCATGAAACAGCAGGAAAGCCCTTGAAAGATTCCAGCATCTTAATAATGAACTTCTAAGTCTCTGGaactgttagaaaataaatttctgtttattataaattatccagtctcaagtgTTTTGTTCTAGCTGTAGAAAATGGACTAAGGTAGAAATTTGTACCAGAAGTGGGGTTGTTACTATTAGAAACACCTAAAAACGTGTGTCAGatttggaactgagtaatgggCAGAGGGCAAAAGAGTTTAGAGGATCAGGCTAGAAAAAAGCCTAGATTGCTATTAACAGAGTGTTAAGGGCTACGCTGGTGAGGGCTCATGAAGAGGAGAGCTATAGGCTAAACCTAAATCATCAGTGAGATTACTTGCGTGGTTTTGAAGAGAATAATAGCAATATGAATGGTAGAGGTAATTCTGATGAGATCCCAGATGGAAATGCAGAACATGTTATTGCACAAAGACGTGAAGGTTATCCTTTTTACTAAGTGGCAACGAATGTGGCTGAATGGTCTTTGTGTCCCAATGGTCTTTGTGTCCCCGTATGAAAGGCAGAATTTAAGAACCACAGGTTAGGATATTTGGTGGAAGAAATATCTAAGTAGCAAATTGTTGAGGATGCTGCATGACTTTTTTAAACTGTCAATAGTAAAActtgagaaaagggaaaaaattaaatatgaaatgcATATTGAAAAGGAAGCAGAAAGTAAAGATTAGGAAAATTCTTAGTCTGGctgtgtttttaataaagaaaaggcatattcagaaaagaaaaacctagggTGTGGCCAAATTTTGATAAGGAGATTAGCTCCCATCACAAGCCCAAAATGCCAATGTCTGGAGAACAGAATTAGATCAAAAGAGGCGTCTTGGGAGCCCTTGGGACCTTGTTGCTCATCACTCAGGGCTTCCTCAAGTCTCTGATTCCTGCATTCCTGAGCAGCTCTTTTAAGCCATCTCAGAAAAGGCTTACAGAAGCCCAGTTGTGGTGCTGGCCATCACTCCAGAAGGTACAGGGTATAAGTTTTGATGGTGTCCATAGAGTCTTAATTCTCCAGGATTGCTGATGGTAAGAGCTAGATTTCAAAAAACGTGTCAGGGAGCCTCAGGGCCCAAAGAGAGAACTGACACAGGTGTAAGTCCACCACAGAGATTACCCACTAGGACAATTCCTAATGGAACATCAGTGGGTGAGTTGCTAGGCAAATAGTTGTTAAACATAAGCAGGAGGGAAGAACTCCTGACAAAAGGGAGGTTTGAAAAATTTTACACCCCAGAGATTACCTAAAACAGGCATGCTAAATATAagcagaaaagaggaaataaactctctgttctctattttccttcaatacattctcttttttggttAAATCAATCACTTAGCAGAACTCTTCCTccaattaaaactaaaaataaaaaattcctgcACTTCCCAATAACAGTTTGAAACCCCAGCTGCAGAGAGCTTTGGGGATAATATTCCAGCCTGCGAGAGCTGCTGCATTGGTTGCTCCCAGAAAAGCCATGGAGGCCCATCCCTTGTCCCAGTCTGTACTGATGATGGTACTTGGAGTCAAAACAGAAAATTCTCACACCttaggatttaattttttttttttttttttttttttttggtgggggttggGATTTAGTTGGAGTttgctaattctttttattttctgttgctcttTTGCTATGAAATTGtctatcctatgcctgtcccaccatacattttagaaacatataATTTTTTGATTTCACAGCTGGAAGAGAATTTTCCTTAGAATGAATCATAACCTGAGTCTTACATATATCCAATTTtgatgatatttagatgagaaTCTAGACCATAGACTTTTAAGAttatgctagaatgagttaagaccaGGAGCTACTGGGTTAAGTACTTTATATGTGAGAAGTACATGAGTTTTGGGGGTGACAGGGGCAGAATGCTGtaatttgaatgtttgtcccttcaaaaattcatgttgaaatttaattcccaCTGTAACAGTGTTAAGAGATGTCATTTTAAGTGACAATTAGGCCATGAGTGTAAGATTCTCCCTGGGACCTGAACCCTTAAGGAGATGAATAACTCCTCCCTTCGCAGGCCCAGTCCCAAGGCGCAAGGCTACTTGCACCAGCAGCCTGTGCCAGcaagatagcagaagcaggaagagagccaGCTGGAAGACACCTACCCCTTAAGATGGAGAAAGACGCCATCTGGGTCCAACCTAGCAGTTACTTCAGACTAGAGCACCtcctgtttacaggagactaAAAAACCTTTGACCCGTCCTCACTTGGGGCTGACgccattttaggcctcagccATCCTGCACCCAGGTGCTCATTAAAACAGTATGTTGCTCCACACTACCTCATGTTGTCTGTTGGCGGGCTGTCAGGGTTTCAAGTGATACAAAAACCTTACATCTGGTGCGGAAACCCAGGAGGGGCTCAGGTCTGCATCCTCCATGGACCTACAACTCCACCCCAGAGAGCAGGCCACAGCAGCTGCACAAACGAAGCTCCTCGGTCTCCAGTTGCTTCTCTATGCATGCATATCGGTCACTGATCTCACTTACTGGTAAATATCCCTGGGAACCCCGTTAACAGGGAAGAATCCGCACGGCCTCTCTTGGTTT
This DNA window, taken from Macaca thibetana thibetana isolate TM-01 chromosome 13, ASM2454274v1, whole genome shotgun sequence, encodes the following:
- the LOC126933372 gene encoding lithostathine-1-alpha-like; the protein is MAQPNSCFILISCLMFLSLSQGQEVQTDLPKARISCPEGTNAYGSYCYYFNEDLETWVDADLYCQNMNSGNLVSVLTQAEGAFVASLIKESSTDDGNVWIGLYDPKKNRHWHWSSGSLVSYKSWVIGSPSSINPGYCVSLTSSSGFKGWKDVSCEEKFSFVCKFKN